One genomic region from Lysobacterales bacterium encodes:
- a CDS encoding DUF979 domain-containing protein, whose product MISLPLIYLLAGLYVARIAWLSALDTANPRRAMTASFWGLLSLSFLIGDRLPAAWMGGVVVALALLAGFGGVRAGRVEPASAETLAASAARFGHRLFAPALVIPLVTVAVVLFGAGIGWGEWRLFGSEMITQVGLGLACVLALLAACALTRTSPLRAMEQSRGLVDAIGWAALLPLLLATLGSVFAAAGVGEAVAELVRAWIPVDNRFVVVLAYALGMAGFTMIMGNAFAAFPVMTAGIGLPLLVQLHGADAASLAAIGMLSGYCGTLMTPMAANFNLVPAALLELRDPYAVIRVQIPTALLLLAANVGLMYFIVFRNAA is encoded by the coding sequence GGCGATGACCGCGTCTTTCTGGGGCCTGCTGTCGCTCTCTTTTCTGATTGGCGACCGCTTGCCTGCGGCCTGGATGGGCGGCGTGGTCGTGGCGCTCGCCCTGCTTGCCGGGTTCGGCGGCGTGCGCGCCGGCCGCGTCGAGCCGGCGTCTGCAGAAACACTTGCCGCCTCGGCCGCACGCTTCGGCCATCGCCTGTTCGCGCCGGCGCTGGTCATTCCGCTGGTGACGGTGGCCGTGGTGCTGTTCGGCGCCGGCATCGGCTGGGGCGAGTGGCGGCTGTTCGGCAGCGAGATGATCACCCAGGTCGGCCTCGGTCTGGCCTGTGTCCTCGCCCTCTTGGCCGCCTGCGCGCTGACGCGGACCTCGCCGCTACGGGCGATGGAGCAGTCGCGCGGGCTGGTCGATGCGATCGGCTGGGCGGCGCTCCTGCCGCTGCTGCTCGCCACCCTGGGCAGCGTGTTCGCGGCCGCCGGCGTGGGCGAAGCGGTGGCCGAGCTGGTGCGCGCGTGGATTCCGGTCGACAACCGGTTCGTGGTGGTGCTGGCCTACGCCTTGGGCATGGCCGGATTCACCATGATCATGGGCAATGCTTTCGCGGCCTTCCCGGTGATGACGGCCGGCATCGGCCTGCCCTTGCTGGTGCAGCTGCACGGTGCGGATGCGGCCTCGCTGGCGGCGATCGGCATGCTTTCCGGCTACTGCGGCACCCTGATGACGCCGATGGCCGCCAACTTCAATCTCGTTCCCGCTGCGCTGCTGGAACTGCGCGACCCGTATGCGGTCATCCGTGTGCAGATTCCGACGGCGCTGCTGCTGCTGGCCGCCAACGTCGGGCTCATGTACTTCATCGTGTTCCGCAACGCCGCTTGA
- a CDS encoding M48 family metallopeptidase: MAPPLRFVRCLRLMLLPAALVMAGAASAQSRDPLALPDMGSSAGSLITPAEEAMYGEYTRRELRAYGMLLEDPLLDEYLSALGQRLASVSERPQQDFTFFWMRARDINAFATLGGYIGMNSGLVLTATSEDEVAAVMAHEIAHVTQRHIVRAVERQQKDTLPILLATLGAIAAAQSAGGSSAGNATQAAIVSGMALMQQRQINHTRSNEYEADRIGILTLARAGYQPMAMADFFARMHRTLRSTIGEQEAPEFLRTHPVTSSRISEAKGRAEGSRIPIGFQPPPRLDDSPLNPLLPERHFSAVGLDARPSRALFPWVQARLRVLSADSPAQALDEFSKRAAAHGEGLSDPERYGYALALARTSDSAAALQQLARIERAPPGYWLDLARAEALHLGGRQKEAEALFQALFEAHPRSRPVSLSYADALIRSGGEAQGRRAQAVLRPLLLSAGEDIALQRSFGRASELAGDPVRASEAHAEAAYLSGRAEDALNQLQALKQRDDLDYYQRSRIDARIAELTPVVLELRERGYRAGREPGSNRSFGFSASGSVTPGT; the protein is encoded by the coding sequence ATGGCCCCGCCGCTCCGATTCGTCCGATGCCTTCGCCTGATGTTGCTGCCCGCCGCCCTGGTGATGGCTGGCGCAGCGTCAGCGCAGTCGCGCGATCCGCTGGCCCTGCCCGACATGGGGTCGTCGGCCGGCAGTCTGATCACCCCGGCCGAAGAGGCGATGTACGGCGAGTACACCCGCCGCGAGCTTCGCGCTTACGGCATGCTGCTCGAAGACCCGCTGCTCGACGAGTATCTGAGCGCGCTCGGCCAGCGCCTTGCCAGCGTCAGCGAGCGGCCGCAGCAGGACTTCACCTTCTTCTGGATGCGCGCCCGCGACATCAACGCATTCGCCACCCTCGGCGGTTACATCGGCATGAACTCCGGCCTGGTGCTCACCGCCACCAGCGAGGACGAGGTGGCGGCCGTGATGGCACACGAAATCGCCCATGTCACCCAGCGGCACATCGTGCGCGCGGTGGAGCGTCAGCAGAAAGACACGCTGCCGATTCTGCTGGCCACGCTGGGGGCTATCGCCGCCGCGCAGAGCGCCGGCGGCAGCAGCGCCGGCAATGCCACCCAGGCGGCGATCGTCAGCGGTATGGCGCTGATGCAGCAGCGGCAGATCAATCACACCCGCAGCAACGAGTACGAAGCCGATCGCATCGGCATCCTCACCCTGGCGCGTGCGGGCTACCAGCCGATGGCCATGGCGGACTTCTTCGCGCGCATGCACCGCACCCTGCGCTCGACCATCGGCGAGCAGGAAGCCCCCGAGTTCCTGCGCACGCATCCGGTGACCAGCAGCCGCATCAGCGAGGCCAAAGGCCGTGCCGAGGGCAGCCGCATCCCGATCGGCTTCCAGCCGCCGCCGCGGCTCGACGACAGCCCCTTGAACCCGCTGCTGCCCGAGCGCCACTTCTCTGCCGTGGGCCTCGATGCCCGGCCGAGCCGCGCGCTGTTTCCCTGGGTGCAGGCGCGCCTGCGGGTGCTGAGTGCCGACAGCCCCGCGCAGGCGCTGGATGAGTTCTCCAAGCGCGCGGCGGCCCACGGTGAGGGGTTGTCCGACCCCGAGCGCTACGGCTACGCGCTGGCCTTGGCCCGCACCAGCGATTCCGCGGCGGCGCTGCAACAGCTCGCACGTATCGAACGGGCGCCGCCGGGCTACTGGCTCGACCTCGCGCGGGCGGAAGCGCTGCATCTGGGCGGTCGCCAGAAAGAGGCGGAAGCCCTGTTCCAGGCCCTGTTCGAGGCGCATCCGCGCAGCCGGCCGGTCAGCCTGAGCTATGCCGATGCCTTGATCCGCAGCGGCGGCGAAGCCCAGGGCCGCCGCGCTCAGGCCGTGCTGCGTCCGTTGCTGCTCTCGGCGGGGGAGGACATCGCGCTGCAGCGCAGCTTTGGTCGTGCCAGCGAGTTGGCCGGTGACCCGGTGCGGGCGTCGGAGGCGCATGCCGAGGCCGCGTACCTGTCGGGTCGCGCCGAAGACGCGCTGAATCAGCTGCAGGCCCTGAAACAGCGCGATGATCTCGACTATTACCAGCGCTCGCGCATCGATGCGCGCATCGCCGAATTGACCCCCGTGGTGCTGGAGCTGCGCGAGCGTGGCTACCGTGCAGGCCGCGAGCCGGGCAGCAACCGCAGCTTCGGTTTCAGCGCCTCGGGGTCTGTCACGCCAGGGACATAA
- the phoB gene encoding phosphate regulon transcriptional regulator PhoB: MQKQILIVDDEPAIRDMVAFALRKAEYEPVHAGDAREAQAAIVSRVPDLILLDWMLPGMSGVEFARRLRKEGLTREVPIIMLTARGEENDRVSGLEAGVDDYVVKPFSARELLARIKAVMRRSRGDEEDGSVALGGLRIDGAAHRVYAGETPIHIGPTEYRLLHFFMTHPERVYSRTQLLDHVWGGNVYVEERTVDVHIRRLRKTLEPHALDGLVQTVRGAGYRFSTDL, from the coding sequence GTGCAGAAGCAGATTCTGATCGTCGACGACGAGCCCGCCATTCGCGACATGGTGGCCTTTGCCCTGCGCAAGGCCGAGTACGAGCCCGTACACGCCGGTGACGCCCGCGAAGCCCAGGCGGCCATCGTCAGCCGGGTGCCGGACTTGATCCTGCTCGACTGGATGCTGCCCGGCATGAGCGGCGTCGAGTTCGCCCGCCGCCTGCGCAAGGAGGGCCTGACCCGCGAAGTGCCGATCATCATGCTGACCGCGCGCGGCGAAGAAAACGACCGCGTCAGCGGGCTTGAGGCCGGCGTCGACGACTACGTGGTCAAACCCTTCTCGGCGCGCGAGCTGTTGGCCCGCATCAAAGCGGTGATGCGACGCTCGCGCGGCGACGAAGAGGACGGCAGCGTGGCGCTCGGCGGCCTGCGCATCGACGGCGCCGCGCATCGCGTCTATGCCGGCGAGACGCCCATCCACATCGGCCCCACCGAGTACCGGCTGCTGCACTTCTTCATGACCCATCCCGAGCGCGTGTACAGCCGCACCCAGCTGCTCGACCACGTCTGGGGCGGCAACGTCTATGTGGAAGAGCGCACCGTCGACGTGCATATCCGCCGCCTGCGCAAGACGCTTGAGCCGCACGCGCTCGATGGCCTGGTGCAGACCGTGCGCGGCGCCGGCTATCGCTTCTCGACCGACCTCTGA
- the phoR gene encoding phosphate regulon sensor histidine kinase PhoR, giving the protein MKRAWQHTAGRLALVVLGSLLLGLLSGHPWPLLCAGLLGVLVWHYAQLHALLGQLNRREWLERAQGQGVFSELTRVLYLRQRENRERKRRLLGTLRAFRQAAAALPDAVVVLSRREQRIEWFNESSEHLLGLCYPKDIGNRFSNLVRSPQVTAWLEAGAAEPLIDVQGTGAEGLRLSMRLLEYTPEEQLLIARDISKLLHLEQVRRDFVANVSHELRTPLTVLHGYLDMLEPEDVPEWSGMLTEMRRQSGRMTQIVEDLLTLSRLESRESLPHERVDMALMLSALRSEAEGMSLGRHRIEIDDRVECDLLGSAKELHSAFSNLVINAVRYTPEGGRVRVEFHPTAAGGVSLCVVDTGPGIAPQHLPRLTERFYRVSSSRSRDSGGTGLGLAIVKHILQLHQAQLTIDSEVGVGSRFCCVFDARHRVQRAAVGSDAA; this is encoded by the coding sequence CTGAAGCGCGCCTGGCAGCACACCGCCGGGCGCCTCGCGCTGGTCGTGCTCGGCAGCCTGCTGTTGGGCCTGCTCAGTGGTCATCCGTGGCCGCTGCTGTGTGCAGGCCTGCTCGGCGTGCTGGTCTGGCACTACGCCCAGCTGCACGCGCTGCTGGGCCAGCTCAACCGTCGCGAGTGGCTGGAGCGCGCGCAGGGGCAGGGCGTTTTCTCGGAGCTCACCCGCGTGCTCTACCTGCGTCAGCGCGAGAACCGCGAACGCAAGCGGCGGCTGCTCGGCACCCTGCGCGCGTTCCGCCAGGCTGCGGCGGCACTGCCCGATGCCGTGGTGGTGCTGAGCCGCCGCGAGCAGCGCATCGAGTGGTTCAATGAATCCAGCGAGCATCTGCTGGGGCTGTGTTACCCCAAAGACATCGGCAATCGGTTCAGCAACCTGGTGCGCTCGCCGCAGGTGACCGCCTGGCTCGAAGCGGGTGCCGCCGAGCCGCTCATCGATGTCCAGGGCACCGGTGCGGAAGGCCTGCGGCTGTCGATGCGCCTGCTGGAGTACACGCCCGAGGAGCAGCTGCTGATCGCCCGTGACATCAGCAAGCTGCTGCACCTGGAGCAGGTGCGCCGCGACTTCGTGGCGAACGTCTCGCACGAGCTGCGCACCCCGCTGACCGTGCTGCACGGCTACCTCGACATGCTGGAGCCCGAGGATGTGCCCGAGTGGTCGGGCATGCTCACCGAGATGCGCCGGCAGTCCGGGCGCATGACCCAGATCGTCGAGGACCTGCTGACCCTGTCGCGGCTGGAATCGCGCGAGTCGCTGCCGCATGAGCGCGTAGACATGGCCCTGATGCTGTCCGCGCTGCGCAGCGAGGCCGAAGGCATGAGCCTCGGCCGTCACCGGATCGAGATCGACGACCGCGTCGAGTGCGACCTGCTGGGCTCGGCCAAGGAGCTGCACAGTGCGTTCTCGAACCTGGTCATCAACGCCGTGCGCTACACCCCGGAGGGCGGTCGCGTGCGCGTCGAGTTCCACCCGACCGCGGCCGGAGGCGTCAGCCTGTGCGTGGTCGACACCGGCCCCGGCATTGCCCCCCAGCATCTGCCGCGGCTGACCGAGCGCTTCTATCGCGTCTCGTCCAGCCGCTCGCGCGATTCCGGCGGCACCGGGCTCGGGCTCGCCATCGTCAAGCACATCCTGCAGCTGCATCAGGCCCAGCTGACGATCGACAGCGAGGTCGGCGTCGGCAGCCGCTTCTGCTGCGTGTTCGACGCCCGCCATCGTGTGCAGCGTGCGGCGGTCGGCTCGGACGCAGCCTGA
- the ppk1 gene encoding polyphosphate kinase 1: MAQDRDLTDPSLYINRELSQLEFNFRVLAQAMDERVPLLERLRYLCISCTNLDEFFEIRVAAIRHQQDFGGGGMADGIAPTAALAQIYARAGELVDAQYRYWNETLRPALNDAGIRILTRDSWSAKQKRWLKDYFDTEITPVLSPLAVDPAHPFPRILNKSLNLVVVLQGQDAFGRSGGLALVRAPRSLPRIIQLPENVSGGSHDFVLLSAVLSAFVEDLFPGMTVKGTYQFRVTRNSELFVDEDEVENLASALRDELVGRGYSHAVRLEIADTCPKPIVKQLLRHFELPESAIYRINGPVNLNRVTAVYDMVERPDLKFPAFKPRLHPHETGEELFEVVRRGDVLLHHPYDSFGVILDLVKTAAHDPNVLAIKQTLYRTGHNSPLVSSLIEAARNGKDVTVVIELRARFDEEANLRLADRLQEAGVQVVYGVVGYKTHAKMLLIVRREAKKLQRYVHLGTGNYHSGTAKVYTDIGLITANADIGEDVHLLFQQMSGLAPAIRLKRILQSPFTLHPGLLKKIEREAANARAGKPSGIIAKLNAINEPKVIRALYHASQAGVKVELIVRGACGLRPGVQGVSENIRVRSIIGRFLEHSRIYWFANGGEPELYASSADWMERNLLRRIETCFPILDPTLAERVRTEELDNYLRDNTQAWELKSDGSYARIEPAEDEMPHSAQQFLLALLCH; this comes from the coding sequence ATGGCCCAGGACCGCGATCTCACCGATCCGTCGCTCTACATCAACCGCGAGCTGTCCCAGCTCGAGTTCAATTTCCGCGTGCTGGCGCAGGCGATGGACGAGCGCGTGCCTCTGCTGGAGCGGCTGCGCTACCTGTGCATCAGCTGCACCAACCTGGACGAGTTCTTCGAGATCCGGGTGGCGGCGATCCGCCACCAGCAGGATTTCGGCGGCGGCGGCATGGCCGACGGTATCGCGCCCACCGCCGCGCTGGCGCAGATCTACGCCCGCGCCGGCGAGCTGGTCGACGCCCAGTACCGCTACTGGAACGAGACCCTGCGTCCAGCGCTGAACGATGCCGGCATCCGCATCCTCACCCGCGACAGCTGGAGCGCCAAGCAGAAGCGCTGGCTCAAGGACTACTTCGACACCGAGATCACGCCTGTGCTCTCGCCGCTGGCCGTCGACCCGGCGCATCCCTTTCCGCGCATTCTCAACAAGAGCCTGAATCTGGTCGTGGTGCTGCAGGGCCAGGATGCCTTCGGCCGCAGCGGCGGCCTGGCCCTGGTGCGGGCGCCGCGCTCGCTGCCGCGCATCATCCAGCTGCCGGAGAACGTCTCCGGGGGCAGCCACGATTTCGTTCTGCTCTCGGCCGTGCTCTCGGCCTTCGTCGAGGATCTCTTCCCCGGCATGACGGTGAAGGGCACCTACCAGTTCCGCGTCACCCGCAACTCGGAGCTGTTCGTCGACGAGGACGAAGTCGAGAACCTGGCCTCGGCGCTGCGCGATGAGCTGGTCGGTCGCGGCTATTCGCACGCGGTGCGGCTGGAGATCGCCGACACCTGTCCCAAGCCCATCGTCAAGCAGCTGCTGCGCCATTTCGAGCTGCCAGAGTCGGCGATCTACCGCATCAACGGCCCGGTGAACCTCAACCGCGTGACCGCCGTGTACGACATGGTCGAGCGGCCGGATCTGAAGTTCCCCGCCTTCAAGCCGCGTCTTCATCCGCACGAGACTGGCGAGGAGTTGTTCGAGGTTGTGCGACGCGGCGACGTGCTGCTGCACCACCCCTATGACAGCTTCGGTGTGATCCTCGACCTGGTGAAGACCGCCGCGCACGACCCCAACGTGCTGGCGATCAAGCAGACCCTGTACCGCACCGGCCACAACTCGCCGCTGGTGAGCTCGCTGATCGAGGCCGCGCGCAACGGCAAGGACGTCACCGTCGTCATCGAACTGCGCGCGCGCTTCGACGAAGAGGCCAACCTGCGCCTCGCCGATCGTCTGCAGGAGGCCGGCGTGCAGGTCGTCTACGGCGTGGTCGGCTACAAGACCCACGCCAAGATGCTGCTGATCGTGCGCCGCGAGGCCAAGAAGCTGCAGCGCTATGTGCATCTCGGCACCGGCAACTACCACAGCGGCACCGCCAAGGTGTACACCGACATCGGCCTGATCACGGCCAACGCCGACATCGGCGAGGACGTGCATCTGCTATTCCAGCAGATGTCGGGCCTCGCCCCTGCGATCCGCCTGAAGCGGATCCTGCAGTCGCCCTTCACCCTGCATCCGGGCCTGCTCAAGAAGATCGAGCGTGAGGCCGCCAACGCGCGCGCCGGCAAGCCCAGCGGCATCATCGCCAAGCTCAACGCGATCAACGAGCCCAAGGTGATCCGCGCGCTTTATCACGCCTCGCAAGCCGGCGTGAAGGTCGAGCTGATCGTGCGCGGGGCCTGCGGGCTGCGGCCCGGCGTCCAGGGTGTGTCCGAGAACATCCGCGTGCGCTCGATCATCGGCCGGTTCCTGGAGCACAGCCGCATCTACTGGTTCGCCAACGGCGGCGAGCCCGAGCTGTATGCCTCCAGCGCCGACTGGATGGAACGCAACCTGCTGCGCCGCATCGAGACCTGTTTCCCCATCCTGGATCCCACGCTGGCCGAGCGCGTGCGCACTGAAGAGCTCGAC